Proteins encoded by one window of Spirochaetota bacterium:
- a CDS encoding sulfatase-like hydrolase/transferase, producing MAEHPNIVLIMCDQLRAFEVGCYGNAVIRTPNMDRLASEGVRFETAVTNYPVCMAARSVMLSGQYNRTCTGGVANVSHPSWQKGDHNMPEYPVNGRPHLPSPTIAELLRGVGYQTSVIGKWHIHSWPHDIGFDNWLIPRVHHAHSGQLFTENGGTEFSPPGYSVDYEASRVEAFLREEHEKPFFLYYSISPPHCPLNDAPEKYLSMYDPKDIPLRPNVNLSIPLKDQEHWFKVYRWDYRYYSMHLPYTEALPPEYDLRRLIADYYGLTSWVDDCLGRVLAALDDTGLAEDTIVVFTSDHGDNLGSHGLVQKGGPNEESIRIPLIMRGPDSCMRGGDVRSDVASLVDIAPTLLARTGCPIPGHFHGEDIFSPQRDYAIVETGGGLEIRSMTHMYYLPYADTRVLSDSPRSFYDMRSDPYQIRNLCGTDEQPQAVHVLDRALRQWHKDTPWMKES from the coding sequence ATGGCTGAACATCCAAACATCGTCCTTATCATGTGCGATCAGCTCCGCGCGTTCGAGGTCGGCTGCTACGGCAACGCCGTTATACGCACCCCCAATATGGACAGACTGGCCTCCGAGGGAGTGCGTTTTGAAACGGCTGTCACGAATTATCCGGTATGCATGGCCGCGCGTTCGGTAATGCTCTCCGGTCAGTATAATCGCACCTGTACCGGCGGCGTTGCGAACGTGAGCCATCCAAGCTGGCAGAAGGGCGATCACAATATGCCCGAGTATCCGGTGAACGGGCGTCCCCATCTCCCGTCGCCGACAATCGCCGAATTGCTGCGCGGGGTAGGATATCAGACCTCCGTTATCGGTAAATGGCATATCCATTCCTGGCCGCATGATATCGGTTTTGACAACTGGCTCATTCCGCGTGTACATCATGCGCATTCGGGGCAGCTTTTTACCGAGAATGGCGGAACGGAATTTTCGCCGCCCGGGTACAGCGTTGACTATGAAGCATCGCGCGTCGAGGCATTCCTGCGAGAGGAGCATGAAAAGCCGTTCTTCCTTTACTACAGCATATCCCCGCCGCATTGTCCGCTCAACGACGCCCCGGAGAAATATCTATCGATGTATGATCCGAAGGACATCCCGCTGCGTCCGAACGTGAATCTATCGATACCGCTCAAGGATCAGGAACATTGGTTCAAGGTATATCGATGGGATTATCGCTATTACAGCATGCATCTGCCGTACACCGAAGCGCTTCCGCCGGAGTACGATCTGCGACGTCTTATCGCCGATTATTACGGTCTGACATCCTGGGTGGACGACTGCCTCGGGCGCGTGCTTGCAGCGCTCGATGATACCGGACTTGCGGAGGACACTATCGTGGTGTTCACATCGGATCACGGGGATAATCTCGGGAGCCACGGTCTTGTACAGAAAGGCGGCCCCAACGAGGAATCGATACGCATACCGCTCATCATGCGCGGTCCCGACAGCTGCATGCGCGGCGGCGATGTGCGGTCGGATGTCGCAAGTCTTGTCGATATTGCGCCGACATTGCTCGCGCGAACGGGATGCCCCATCCCCGGACATTTTCACGGAGAGGACATCTTCTCGCCGCAGAGGGATTATGCGATAGTGGAGACCGGCGGCGGGCTGGAAATACGGTCGATGACGCATATGTATTATCTTCCGTATGCGGACACGCGTGTGCTGTCTGATTCGCCGCGGTCGTTCTACGATATGCGGAGCGACCCGTATCAGATACGGAACTTATGCGGCACGGATGAACAGCCGCAGGCGGTGCATGTGCTCGACAGGGCGCTGCGTCAATGGCATAAGGATACCCCTTGGATGAAGGAATCTTAA
- a CDS encoding endonuclease/exonuclease/phosphatase family protein encodes MNKSNGNPARRSAAAIETCRMHPSMQSFVISFLSAAMLVAGSNEMTIGAFNIQIFGDAKSKKADVLEVLADIVTNFDVIAVQEIRDSSGEAMPRLMERVHTRDTRYRYVISDRLGRSVSKEQYAFVYRTNIVQCSGASVYRDTNDVYERPPYIGHFAAGIFTFTLIIVHTKPTDAEREIDGLIRVIAGTTRHATNKDIIVLGDLNADGTYFSEKTTTGIRDERFCWSITDDMDTTIAESERTYDRIIFLKKYTVEDWSGKAGVFRFDIIYRLAMPAKEVSDHFPVWARFFTDKDTD; translated from the coding sequence ATGAATAAAAGCAACGGAAATCCGGCACGCCGTTCGGCAGCAGCTATCGAGACTTGTCGCATGCACCCCTCGATGCAGAGCTTCGTCATATCGTTCCTCTCAGCGGCGATGCTTGTTGCGGGAAGCAATGAGATGACCATCGGCGCTTTCAACATACAGATATTCGGCGATGCGAAATCGAAGAAAGCGGATGTCCTTGAGGTGCTCGCGGACATCGTAACGAATTTCGATGTCATCGCGGTGCAGGAAATACGCGACAGCTCCGGTGAGGCGATGCCGCGGCTCATGGAACGCGTGCATACGCGCGACACGCGCTACCGATACGTTATAAGCGACAGGCTCGGACGCTCGGTGAGCAAGGAGCAATATGCGTTCGTCTATCGCACGAACATCGTGCAATGCTCCGGCGCATCGGTATACCGCGATACGAACGATGTCTATGAACGCCCGCCGTATATCGGGCATTTTGCCGCTGGGATTTTCACCTTCACGCTCATCATCGTTCACACGAAGCCCACCGACGCGGAGCGCGAGATCGACGGGCTCATCCGTGTCATTGCCGGAACGACGCGTCACGCAACGAATAAGGACATCATCGTTCTCGGTGACCTGAACGCTGACGGGACGTATTTCAGCGAGAAGACGACAACCGGCATCCGGGATGAGCGCTTCTGCTGGTCAATAACCGACGACATGGATACGACCATAGCCGAAAGCGAACGCACGTATGACAGGATCATCTTCCTTAAAAAATATACCGTCGAGGACTGGAGCGGGAAGGCCGGCGTGTTCCGTTTTGATATTATCTATCGCCTCGCCATGCCGGCGAAGGAAGTGTCCGATCATTTTCCCGTATGGGCGAGATTCTTTACCGACAAAGATACGGATTAA
- a CDS encoding ROK family protein produces MSSEKILIGIDIGGTKCAVVIGTADPPLTASRGRTRSSAQITVIDRTAFPTEAAKGPKKAIARIISAVQAMLVKHSVDRAACRGIGISSGGPLDSDRGVILSPPNLPGWDNVRIVDIMKKEFAVPVRLENDANACALAEHRYGAGVGSKNMIFLTFGTGLGAGLILDGTLYGGTNGMAGEAGHIRLAEHGPVGYGKAGSFEGFCSGGGIAQLARDRVLERTQRGADPGILGTVPVSDITARDVAAAAVRGDVLAKKVLEISGELLGRGLSILIDVLNPDTIVIGSVYARGERFIRPSMMKSLALESLARSRAVCRIVPAQLGEAIGDIAALELARMASLSNG; encoded by the coding sequence ATGAGCAGTGAAAAAATACTTATCGGCATCGATATCGGCGGTACGAAATGCGCCGTCGTCATCGGTACGGCGGATCCCCCGCTCACAGCCTCTCGCGGACGCACGCGTTCGTCCGCTCAGATCACCGTCATTGACAGAACAGCGTTCCCGACCGAGGCCGCAAAGGGGCCGAAGAAGGCCATCGCCCGTATCATATCCGCCGTACAGGCCATGCTCGTGAAACACAGCGTTGACCGCGCTGCATGCAGAGGCATCGGCATCAGTTCCGGCGGTCCGCTCGACAGTGACCGCGGTGTGATACTCTCGCCGCCGAATCTCCCCGGATGGGACAATGTGCGCATCGTCGATATCATGAAAAAAGAATTCGCCGTGCCCGTACGCCTTGAGAACGATGCGAACGCCTGTGCGCTCGCCGAGCATCGTTATGGCGCGGGTGTCGGATCGAAGAACATGATATTTCTCACCTTCGGCACCGGTCTCGGGGCGGGGCTGATACTCGACGGAACACTCTACGGCGGTACCAACGGCATGGCTGGCGAGGCGGGTCATATTCGGCTCGCAGAGCACGGCCCCGTCGGTTACGGCAAGGCCGGTTCATTCGAAGGGTTTTGCAGCGGCGGCGGGATAGCACAGCTCGCGCGCGACAGGGTGCTTGAACGCACGCAGCGGGGTGCCGATCCGGGGATACTCGGCACTGTTCCCGTTTCGGATATAACGGCCAGGGATGTCGCAGCGGCCGCCGTCCGCGGGGATGTTCTTGCGAAAAAGGTGCTCGAGATATCAGGCGAGCTCCTCGGGCGCGGGTTATCCATCCTCATCGATGTTCTCAATCCCGATACGATAGTCATCGGCAGTGTGTACGCCCGCGGTGAGCGCTTCATCCGTCCGTCGATGATGAAGTCGCTTGCACTCGAATCGCTCGCGCGTTCGCGCGCGGTATGCCGCATTGTCCCGGCGCAGCTGGGGGAAGCGATCGGCGATATCGCGGCGCTGGAATTGGCGCGCATGGCGTCGTTATCGAATGGGTGA
- a CDS encoding AraC family transcriptional regulator: MMHADIDRRLTEEVKRMSFKLSSAGNAVLDASWNWNDYYRERTDVARIWAIRSGSISVKAATATYQLSAGRTYFIPAGMPFTASAKQVSKFWIDFNVFVFAAEEVTLFVREKRIIPVSALPRYGSAKDASVTAVDALSLWSASVNAVTSYLDRCRASIDTDRLAVFGKYRELISYIREHLSIKLSIRELSRRAGASDYYLSTQFKTDMGIRLKQYVEKLVLEKSVSLLLGSNESVRSIARALGFSNEYYFSNFFKKHARFSPMHYRERHLQERRTSA, encoded by the coding sequence ATGATGCACGCCGACATCGACCGCCGCCTCACCGAAGAGGTGAAACGCATGTCATTTAAGCTTTCATCGGCCGGCAATGCAGTGCTCGATGCATCCTGGAACTGGAATGATTATTACCGTGAACGCACCGATGTCGCCCGCATCTGGGCGATACGCTCGGGCTCCATATCCGTAAAGGCCGCGACCGCGACGTATCAGCTCTCTGCCGGCAGGACCTATTTCATACCGGCCGGCATGCCCTTCACCGCCAGCGCGAAGCAGGTGAGCAAATTCTGGATCGACTTCAATGTTTTCGTGTTCGCCGCGGAAGAGGTAACGCTCTTCGTCCGCGAAAAGAGGATCATCCCCGTCTCCGCGCTTCCCCGATACGGGTCAGCAAAGGACGCATCTGTCACCGCTGTCGACGCGCTGTCGCTCTGGAGCGCCTCGGTCAATGCGGTCACATCGTATCTTGACCGCTGCCGCGCCAGCATCGATACCGACCGGCTTGCCGTGTTCGGGAAATACCGCGAACTTATCAGCTATATCCGTGAGCATCTCTCGATCAAGCTCTCGATACGGGAACTCTCTCGACGCGCGGGGGCATCGGACTACTATCTTTCGACACAGTTCAAGACGGATATGGGCATACGCCTCAAGCAGTATGTGGAAAAACTGGTGCTGGAAAAAAGCGTATCGCTCCTCCTCGGCTCGAACGAGTCGGTCAGATCTATCGCGCGCGCGCTCGGCTTCTCCAACGAGTACTACTTCTCGAATTTCTTCAAGAAACACGCACGCTTTTCTCCGATGCATTACCGCGAGCGGCATCTTCAGGAACGACGAACATCGGCTTGA
- a CDS encoding MarC family protein: MPWWFNIFLKMFFLLTPFFVLSSFISMTDGFTPSRRRITAIKMGVAIAAICFVLFWFGGVIFNVFGITLDSFRVGTGVLLILSAISLVRGGADAKKDNKGEISVVPLAIPIAVGPGTIGAVMVYSTELETFQDKFLALTAILAAALLTGLFCLLSEAIRKVLGVNGLAVLSKLTGLVIAALAAQFILGGVKGYLGL; the protein is encoded by the coding sequence ATGCCGTGGTGGTTCAATATCTTCCTCAAAATGTTCTTCCTTCTCACTCCGTTCTTCGTGCTCTCGTCGTTCATATCCATGACCGATGGTTTCACACCATCGCGCCGTCGTATCACCGCGATAAAGATGGGCGTCGCCATTGCTGCAATATGTTTTGTGCTCTTCTGGTTCGGCGGTGTCATCTTCAATGTGTTCGGCATTACGCTCGATTCGTTCCGCGTCGGCACCGGTGTATTGCTCATACTGTCGGCGATATCGCTCGTGCGCGGCGGCGCTGACGCGAAAAAGGATAACAAAGGTGAAATATCGGTAGTGCCGCTTGCGATACCGATAGCGGTCGGTCCCGGCACCATCGGCGCCGTCATGGTCTACAGCACCGAACTAGAGACATTCCAGGATAAATTCCTTGCGCTCACGGCAATACTCGCGGCAGCGCTTCTTACGGGTTTATTCTGTCTCCTTTCCGAGGCGATACGGAAAGTGCTCGGCGTCAACGGGCTTGCCGTGCTCTCAAAGCTCACCGGCCTTGTCATCGCGGCGCTCGCAGCGCAATTCATCCTCGGCGGCGTGAAAGGATATCTCGGCCTCTGA